Within Sorghum bicolor cultivar BTx623 chromosome 2, Sorghum_bicolor_NCBIv3, whole genome shotgun sequence, the genomic segment CTACCTAGAGGATGTAATCGCCATGGACTATATTATTGCAGTTGTTTAATACAAGCTCTTTTAACTTGCCttcaaattttataaacttGTTATCCTTGACTGAAACagaagcagaagacagaaggagCAGAAGCCAGTAATGTCCCAGAAACAACAACTGTTCGTCCAATTCCTCAAAAGAAACCAGTCGGGGAGACTGATTCCAAAACTAAATCTACGCTTTCAAAAGACATTTTAGCTGGTGTAAGTTTCAGCTCTCATGGAAATGTCTCAAAATTCTTGTGTCCACCAGTCATTATTAACAAACCTCATGGTATTGCAGGTATTCGGAGGTTCATCATGACCACCTCCTTATCTCTTAGTGTGGGTTGGTGCACGCTGAACTGAATGGAGTACTGCAAGATCATAGAGTTCATATTCTACTTCCAGATTTTGTAGATGAAGCTGTGTTTTTTCTCAGGGTAAGTAGGAACTTACAGAAACATTTTGTTGCGCTGATATGCACTTGAAGGTTTTCTGGGACCTGGCGATTGAATGTGAAAGGACTGTTGATTGCCAATGCTGATTGACCAGAAATCTTTGTAAAACTGAAACGTATGTTCTCTTCTTCTTGAAACAAATATCATGAGCAACTGTCTGTTGGCATTATCTCCTGCCTGGGATTTCAGTGACTTGCAGCTATGCTGTGCCGCTGTGGAGAGTAGATTGAAAACCAACTACTAATCTCAACAATCTACAAGTCAAGAAATCTGCACACCACCAAATGTGTGCAGGCCATGGTCATCACTAATGAGCTTtagcagaaaaagaaaaggggatcTTGTGATCATAATTGTTTGGTTGTAGTTCGTATCCTTGGAGCATGCAGAATAGCATCGAAAATATAGTATATATTTACTGTTAcacatgtggagtccaacaaagttggattttctattttatgatttttctatgatttattatgatttttttaaagattcagttgaaataattaaaaaagaaatagACAAACCATACCGTAGCAAAACCACCATTCATCATAGCAAAATTGTTTTCAAAACCGCTCAAAAGAGATAAAATATATAGTTTGAAAAGTTGAGGGAGGTGTTTTACCGGTTTTAGAGCTGATAGAGAAAAAATGGACTTTTGTAAAAGTTAGAGGAGGAAAAGTTTTCCTAGAAAAATATTAATCAGCTAGGGTAAACTAGTTACGTCACGGCGGCGCAAAAAATGTTATAAATTGGCACGCAAGCAAAACCAGGATCatattttggggggggggggggggggggggttgaactaaataaggtcttattatgagaaaaaaaacaCTGCTTAACAGCTAACAGATTCAGTAGATAAATTCAAACAAATGAGACTATGGCTCTTCCCTTAAGCGAACAGATAAAGCGATCGGCGCCATGGCGCGACATGGCAAGTTCGGCCTGGCTATTTAGTTTGGGCCACGTTTCCGTAAAGGCTGGGCCGAGCTTCTAATGGATTCAAGTTGCCAGATCTCTGAAGGTAGTGCGTACTTGTTTTATTGTGCATAGTTTTCTTTACATTTCCGCATCACGGACGCATGGTGCGTAGTTAATATACTGTGGAGATATGACTATATGAGTTCATGCATTGATCTTGATGGTAGGTCCAAGGAATGGTGAGAAGAATCATGAAGAAATTACATTGTTACATACACATCGATCAAACCAAATCCTTTGTAAACCAAGGAAATAAATATGTTAAATGGTCTTCACTCTATAGTTAATGATATATAGAGAGACTAACGAATACATTATACAACTCGTGTTTGACAGTATCTCCTGCTAATCTCATCATAACAATTCAATTCCAGCATCGATGCTCGATGAAACTGCAAGCACGTactgcacttgattgcttttgGGTTCTGACTACGCTTTTGCTACATGACCGTGGACCGTATTACTGCGACAAAAACCTCACGCACCGTCTTACTGCAAGTTGTAACTGTTATATGTCCTTTCACTTGCACCGATTGTCAGTGTAGTCCTTGTAGTTGCATTATATCCTTGAATATCTCTGAAACAATCACAAGCAGTGCACCTCCCGTAACAACCGAGAGAGTAAATTTCCCTCCTGGGACTATAGGGGGTACTGGAGCTTCCAACTCATCTGAATATCTCTCTGACCAAGACATTGCCGCAGGAAAAACTCCAAAGAGTACCAGAACTGAAAACaatacatgcaaggtttcagtTCATTCTACTGATGTATGAGATGTAGTATATATGCAGCCATTAATCAGATGAATGTCCTGtactttctatttataacaTCTTACTGGAATAGACTATAGATGATCACAAATATATGGATATATGACACTTCTATTCATATGCTATTGCTTTAAGATTTCATAGCCACAAGGAGTACTTTTCATTTGGGTCAACATAACAAGTTTGATAGTAAACTTTTGTCATATCTTTTTTCTTAACCCTGATTGACCTTGTGTTTTGAACCTAAGTCAAGGCTTTGAACTCCTGCAGTTACCAATCATGATAAAACCTTGGTCTGCTTCAGGTGAAATTCACATCATGTTGTGTTTATTTGAAGATAAataggaagaaaaaaaagagtgatgTACTGTCACTATTGTCCCATTCTACCACGTGCTTGTGAGGATAACAAAATGTGAAATAACAAAGTTGAAAGGGTCCTTGCCTCCATAAGTTCCTGCAAAGTCCAATGCCTTGAAAAATATCTCTGGATCAAGCAGTGACAAAACAAGTGGAGGAAGCAGAGTTAATATGTATGGCAGCGGTTTGTTCTGGCCACTTGGTAGTTTAAGCACTGCAAAATTTACAGAACAGGCGATGAAGAAGAATGTAAGCACTACTAATTGCTGCCTTGGTATCTCTCTCATAAAAAATTGGAGTGGTTCACCCACAGGCTTAACTGAGAAATATCATTGCTATGGAGCAAAGGTACTTACAGTCTGCTAGGAAGTCTGAGAGTCCTAGAATAAATCCAATGTATGATGTGCCTATAGCAAGAAATGAGAATGCCTCAACAATAGGCTGCAAACCAGAAGACATGttgaaattagtttttgttttccagAGAACTGTTTCTGTAATCTGTATGAACAACTTGAATAAATACTTACCCCCACTATCCCATTACTGGATCTAAGTACTTCTAAGGGATCAGAAACAGTGCTGCTCCCTGCAAGGTCTGGAAGTGTCCCCAGGATTACTCCATCCCATACTAGGAACAGAGCCAGGGGTATGGCAGTACCCGCCACGATAGCTGTTCTGCAAAACCCATAAATGATATGCTTATACTTTTAAAATTTACCAATATATGATCATTTGATACAGTAGTCAATTTGGCAGAGATTCAGAATGTTTATTTAGTTGGAAAAACTGCTGCAGTGTTGTATAAATAGCTCTGTTGTTGCATGGCCGACAATATTAGTAACACCTTTAACTGGCATAAATCACAACTTCTGTACTTAATTAGGTGTTATCATTTATGAACAAAGTTATCCTCAGATTGTCGGAAATCTTACCGTACTTTTGACAGGTCTCCCTCCAAATTTGTACAGAGAACAGGAACCACATTCTGTTAGCGCAAATACTCAGTCTAGTGTCAAGAAGATAATTTTATTCAAATAAAGATAACAAGGATTACCTGGTATACAAATGAAAGAGCAATTATTGGTATACTTTGTGGAGCGGCAGCAAAATTCGCTTCAAGAAGAGAACTCCAGTGTAGGTTTCCACTTGCCACAACCTGTGTAAACCACATATGGTAAGTTGCTATCTACGCCAAAGCAGTTTCCAAGTAGTCTGATGATTTAAATTTGTGACAAGGACATCCTTTATGTCCAAATAGAAGCATATAAAAATGACAATCACATCACATTATTAAAACAATGGTCATGTTTTGCGTCAAAAGAACCTATCTGCATATAAGTATTCAGCTTAAGCAATGTTTTACTCATGCCGATCGTTGTGCCTGTGTATACTTGAACTACAATgattccctctctctctctctctctctctctctctctctctctctctctctctccctcactcTCTCCATGGCATAATATCATATTTTGGGAAATACCTTCTGTTGTTTTATCACTGCCATTTAACCACCAGACATGTTCTTCTAATGAGATATTTTTGAAATAATTATAGCAGGTTTCTTGAATGTAAAATCCATCAGGCAACTTTGGTGCATATCTGATAGCATGAGCACTTACAACAAGAGAAGTGAAGGACGCTAGGATGCCGGCTACCAGAAATCCATTTACTGCACCAATCAGTCGCTGGCTGCGGTCGTCAATACAGCTTGTTTTAGTTCTTATATAATATAATCTCTTGGGGCCCAAAATAGAAGTCATTCTCGCTTCCCAAAAAGTCAGCTTTTCTTAACTTTGACtaactatatataaaaaatattaatatttataatacataattagtatcattagatagatcgtTAAATATACTATCATAATAAATTTATATGAAGATATATATGTTgcacatattttctataaatttagtcaaagttgagAAAGTTTGGCCTGCACGTATCCCATAACGTTGTCTAttctaggatggagggagtaatcgaGTAAGAATTTAACTAACCCATACCCATCCTAAGATAAGGATTACTTGTACAGTCACTTTTTAATGCTAGGAAGTAGGAACACACTCAACATCCATAAAATAAGGATTCCTAGCAGCACTGCATGTAATCAGTAGGTGGCACAGCTTATTTCTTGGATATACCTTGTGATGAACCTTCAAGTCTAATCAAAAGGCTATAAATCTAAAAAAAGAGACATTTGCTCGTATGTTTACAATTCTTGATGTTCAGGATGTCTGATATATTAGTAATTGACAATTACCTTCCAAAGTAACAAACCCCTCCGAAAGCCAGAGAAAACAGGGTAGCACTCTCCCATCTGTAACCATAGCACACCTTCAATGGCTTAAGAGAATGCATGATTAAATCATTGAATGCTAACTCTGTGATGACTAGTGACACTTTGGGGCTTCTTAGGATTCTACAACCCATAGGTAAAGTTAAAGTTATTCTATCTTCTGTAGTTGTTTTGTGGATGTAACAAACTTCATTTATTCTTAATGCAACGACACACATTTCTCTaaagtaaaagaaaataaaaataagtcTTACAATGGAATACCCAATGAGTTTGTTATGATATCTGAAGAGCGTGCCACGTATGCGACAAGAAGTGCATAATGTATAAACAAATAGGATAAGCTGCAGCACAAGGAAAGCAAAGTCAGAAGTTCTTCATATGAGACATGAAGTATTAATCAAGTAGAAAATAGGAACCTCTGACTTTGAGTGGTGaagttcctttttttttacaattgtAATTTTATCAGTGTTTGTGGTCTTCTATGCAATAATAAACTTCTAGCATATATAATTTCATCATACCAAGCTGTTCTTACTCCAAATGTCCCTAGAGTGCGCATAGCCATCGAGACCTGAAATATACGTTTTTCCAGACCACTAGTTTGAGATCATGCAAGTTAAAAATATGTGTGGGGGAAATTTTAGCTAAATGTTACTACTGCATATTCATTTTGATTGCCCCTAAAGTCCTAAGTAGTAGTTTTGGTTCAGGAATTCATCACAGGAGGATATGTTATGTACCAGGGAGACACCTCCAGATCCTAGCTCACACATCGTGTTGACGTTTACTTCAGCAACTAACAGCCCTGTCACAACCTGGAAATGTGATTCCAATCATAACCTGCCTTACTGTAAACTGTTCAATGAAACAGGCACTGGGTCAATTATCAAACCGTCCTGTATCAAGGTGACACAAGAAACAAATATTCAAAATAATTTCAATTGTAATGATGGTTATTTTTTCCAACGATgaagtcttttttttttagagTTGTACCACTGATGCCGAAGCAGAATGCAAAAGGATTTACCTTCCATAGGCTTCTCTGACTGTGTGTCACCCTTAACAAGCCAGTTGATAATTTACCCAGTCAATGACATTCTATTACCATGTATAACCAGCAGAGAATGCATATAACTGCCGAGGCCAAGAACCCAGCTTCTTGAGTGACTGCAGGGATTGCAAGGATACCTGCCCCAACCTACTTGCAGAGGAAAAAGAAGGGTGAGTGAATATGTCTAAAAGTTAATTAAACTCAAATAGTCAAGTATGCTCTCCATTTCTCATGAATTTTGGTTCGAAAGTGTTAGTCTGTGAGGCAATGCCACATGCTGTGTTTCAGGCGATTTATTAGCTGATTAGAATTCATGTGCAGTGCAATTCCTACTTGAGGAATAATTCCATCTCTTACAGCAAGAGGAAGGATGTACCGTTGTGCCAGCCACGAGGAAGATGGCACTGGTGACGCTCCCTGAAATCAAAGGGAAACTTGAGGATTTCCATTTCATTCTACAATGTATGGTATGGTAGGTACTACTACGTTACATTGCAATCAAACCCAACACAAGACTCTGAGAAAAAACAGTGCCCGTGCATTACCAGGCTCGTGCTTCATGGTGGCCTTGTTGAGGTTGGAGAAGAGGCGCTCCATCTGCTGCGGCGAGTCCGGCTCCGGCGGCGGCTGCCGTTTGCCGGCGTACTGGGAGCAGAAGCATCGCTGCAGCtgcctcctcgtcctcgtcctcgtccgccTGAGCACCGGCGGTGTTGTTGCGGAGACCGGAGAAGGCGTGATGCGTCGTGGCGACGGGTGAGGGTAGCTGCTGCTGCAGTGAACCGAGGTCAACAATGGTGccattggtaattgggtattgCGGTTGTCAAGGTTGTTCTTCTCTCTCTGCGCTCTGCGCTGCGGTGCCGGTGCGTTATCTCTTCACGCTGGGCGGCGCTGGCCGCTTGTGTGGCTCAGGTACACACACCGCACCGCAGCAGACTGAGGAAACTGCCGCTGGCTGGCGCTTTCTCCGCTTCAGTTCAGCCGTGTGCGTGGGCACGGAAGCAGAAGAGTCTTGCTTGTGGTCGTCCACACTTCTCTTTATATAATAAACCGTTTTGCTGCTTTTGTAACGGTCTTGAAATCGAAACATGCATGTAACGGGACACGTGCTATCGAGATTAGAATGAGCAGGGATCGTGAGTTCACTAATTTGATCTTACCTTAGTAAAATCGAAACATGTATAAGTAGTGGTGGGCTTaaatagcaagtgttgtgaTAAAGAATAGGAAAGACAAGATattttagagacaagtatgagacaatttattgtataacttagctctaatcacttggcttatagccaagcttTGCTCTTAGGTGTCGAAACACTACTAAGCCAAGACACCAGTTTTGAAGATGCAGGCAACAATGACAAGTGGCTTTACCTAGTAAAGCTAAACTTGAGAGGATGTACGGTGGTTTAGTTCAAGAATGAATTCGTTATAAGACATCTTTTATTATTGGTATTTACTGATTGACACTAATTAATGTTGGAAGACAATCATTAATTGTGGTAAGAGCACTtccaatgcagaaaccatcatagtttctatagacattaattatagTGCCACCTAACcattttactgatgtggcaaggtagttattgaagagagagaacaAAAACCATAaaaactgggtctaagttagaaaccatgtctacacgagatccaagacatgaagtgatatgattggttgagaatggagagacaatgaatatgattggataaaacaccattaggccagtctcaatgcatgtttcatgggagtgtcatgcacattaaatagggtgtcacataagcaaaattgctgacttggcaggatcattaaatgaaggagtttcatcagatgagagaggagtttcatccccataaaactcttgtggctcggttacctagtttatagtcttggtaactgtgtcatgaaattaTGCATTGAGACCGGCCTTTTTTATATTGGCATGGTCTTTCATCGTCAAAATAGTGTTTTCGGTCCCCTGAAATTAGGATTGGGCCGGCCTCAACCGAACGGCGGCCCAAATTAAGAGAACAAACTAATCAGCTAGACCCAGGGCGGCCCAACTTGCGCGTCGCGTCATCTCATCTCTTCGTTATTTACTCCTCTATATTTGGACGCAAAACCAGGATCGTATTGGCACGCAAGACCCATCCACTCAACCcatggcgggcggcggcggcggcgacgacgacgccgcCCCAGTCTTGCCGCGTGCACAGCAGCCAAGCGTAGGAGGGCGGCGGGGACACCGCCAGAAAGCAACGTGGCTCCCGCTCGACGTCATCATCTTGGAGATCGCGGCGCGCTCCGACCCGGCCACCCTGGTGCGGTGCGCGGCCACGTGCAGGGACGCGCGCCGCCGCATCGCCGAGGACCCAGACCTCCacggccgcctccgcctccgcgacACGGAGCGGTTCGTCCTCCCCCTCCTGCGCGGCCACATGACGCCGATCACGACCTACACCCGCGGCGGCTTGTCCAAGACCGACGTGTTCCTGGTGGACGCCGTCGCCACCACCGCGGCGGACTCCACCCGTCTCGTCAAGGCCACCTTCGCCTCCGGCGCTGACGCCGAGACGTTGCGCAACGTCGTGCCCATGgactcgcgccgcggcctcttccTCGTCCAcgccacgacgacgacgactcagACTAACCCGTATCAGTACCAGCGGCAGCTGTTCGTGTGGAACCCGGCCACCCGTCGCCGCCTAGTTCTCCCGCCGGAACCGGCCTTCCCAGTGGACGACCCAGGCGCTGGCAGGAGTACGGACGTGCAGTACGTGCTCGTCGTCGGCGAGGGTGCCGGTGCCGACGCCTTCATCGGCCGGCCTTTTCAAGTGCTCAAGGCGAAGCTAGTACTGTCAGAGAAGTACCGTAGTCACCGTCGCCTGCTGGTCCAGACCTTCTCGTCGGAGCACGGCGCATGGTCTCCGCGCACGGAGATCCCGACTCCAAACTTGCACGGAAGCAACGAAAGCTCGCCGTCGCCACTACAACGCAGGCCGCTGGTCGTCGGCGACGTCGTGCACTGGCTGTGCCTGACCGACAGCGGGAGCTACTTGCTCATGCTCAACGTGAGAGCGGCGGCTCGGGTGAGCGTGACGGCTCTCCCGGCGAGCTTCCCCCGTGACAGCAAGAACAACCAATCTCCGTACCCGTACCCGTACGACGGGAGGCATTACCAGTACCTCTTGGCGACGGCTACGGCGGGCGGGAACCCCGTCGTGCTCGTCGCCGACGCCGACAGGATATCCGGCTGGGAGCTGTCGAAGCACACCAAGATGTGGAAGCCGCAGCCGCAGGTGGTGGTAGAGAAGGAGGCGATCCAGCGGTTCATGAGGGGCAAGTGGTGTGTTCCTCGGCTAGagttgtttggggagaagagcgGCGCCCTGCTCCTTCGTATTCCTGGCTGCTGTTTGCTGTGGCTGGATCTCCACACCAAGAagatcatcaggtgcatctccTTGGATCGGTTGTTACATGCACAAGTGTATTGTCCCTACGAGATGGATCTTTCGTCTTGGGTGCCAACCTTCAATAGTGCCGTTTTATCTTTTGACTAATTCGTCACTTTGCCAGCGTTTCAATTCCAATGTTTCAACTGCTTCAAAATGCAGGTGTGTTGACCTGCATTGGCAACCAAAAAAAGTATTTCATCTCTATAGGTTTATAATTCATTCAGTTAGTTGTTATTTTCCAATGGACTCGGCTTGCCCAAGTGAGGGTGCAAGGATCCATCCAACTAGTACATCAGTACGTGGTGATTTCGGATCTAATATAACCCATTTGCCTTGTGTGGTTTCTTCAATGGGTATGCAATTGGTTATGGGTTGTGTTCAGAGTGTTGATCAGAGCTGATAGCGACATTCTTTAGATTAACAGCCTTCTTTCTCTCCACCTCACGTCTTGTTCGGATACACATATATCCATCACAAtcgatatatatatgtgtgggtGTGGTTTTGTATGATGGACGGGCCCGTTCGTTTAGGCAAGGATTGACCTAGGAATCGTTCCAGCTGCTGATAGCTTATGTAAACATAGCAAACAACCCGTTCAGGAATGATTTCAGGCCTCGGTTCCCTTCAAACTGAAGGGGCCCCAGCGAGGTTTGTTCGACGGTCGGGGCTCAAGGCGCACATACAGCATCGTGCTCCAGCCCATCGTACTGCTTTGAACAACTAGTGAACTATATATGGATGGATGGATCCTCGCACCCTCATTTGGTCGTTAGGCGAGCATGCCAAAGTCGAATGAAAAATAGCAAATAATTAAATACTAGTGTAGCTAATAAAAAATGTTTTGCCAATACAAGCAGTTTGAGACATTTGCATTGAAAAGCAGCTAGCTAGGCAAATTAAACATCGTCAAATGAATCAAATTAAAGGGTAACAGCATTACTAAAGGTTGGCACCCAAGACGAAAGGTCCACCTCGTAGGCACAATACACTTGCATCCGACGATCTGGGGAGAAGCACCTGACAATCTTCTTGGATTGGAGATCCAGCCAGAGCAAACAGTAGCTGCAGTGGTAGATATCATCAATCTTTAGGAGCACGGCGCCGCTCCTCTCACCAAAACACAAGAGCTCAGGGACATGCTTCCTCTTCCTCGACCTCCTCTCCTTCTCCAGGAGCTCGGCCAGGGCATCACAATGAAACCCAAGGATCGTCTCGTTCTCTATCACCACCTGCGGCCGCGGCTTCCACATCTTGGTGTGCTTCGACTGCTCCCAGGCGGATATCCTGTCGGCGTCGGCGACGAGAACGACGGGGTTCCCGCCCGCCGTAGCCGTCGCCAAGAGGTACTGACGCTTCGTCTTGCCGTCTCGTGGGAAGCTCGCCGGGAGAGCCGTCACGTTCACCCGCGCCGCCGCTCTCACGTGGAGCATGAGCATGTAGCTCCCGCCGTTGGTCAGGCATAGCCAGTGAACGACGTCGCCGACGACCAGCGGCCTTTGGTACAGGTTACCCCTACTCCCCTGTAGGTTAGGAGTCGGGATCTCCGTGAGCGGGGACCATGCGCCGTCCTCCGACGAGAAGGTGTGTACCAGCAGGCAACGGTAAGAACGGTATTGTGACAACACTAGCATCGACTTGAGCACATGGAaacggcggccggcggcgccgTCACCTCCGTCGTCGTTGCTGCCGCCGACGAGCAGAACATACTGTACGCCGCACGTACTCCAGTTGGCATACGGGAACACCGGTTCTGGCGGGAGGGCGAGGCAGCGACGAGTAGCCAGGTTGCACACGAGCAGCTGTCGCTGGTAATTGGCGCgaacgaggacgaggacgaggccgCCGCGCGAGTCCATGGACACGACGTTGCTCAGCGTCTGGTCGGCCTCAGCGAAGGTGGCCTTGACGAGACGGGTGACATTGACGAGACGGGTGgcgtccgcggcggcggcggtggtatCCACCATGTACACGTCGGTCTTCTCTCCGCCGGTGTAGGTCGTGGTCCCCGCCAGGTGGCCGCGCAGGAGAGGGAGCACGAACCGCTCCGTgtcgcggaggcggaggcggccgaGGAGGCTGGGGTCCTCGGCGATGCGGCGGCGCGCGTCCCTGCACGTGGCCGCGCACCGCACCAGGGTGGCAGGGTCGGAGCGCGCCGCGATCTCCGCGATGACGTCGAGCGGGAGACACGCCTCCTTCTGGCGGTGTCCCCGACGCTCTCCCCTGCATGGCTGCTGTGCGCGCGAGacgtcgccgtcgtcgccgccgccgccgcccgccatgGGGATTGGATCTGGATGGGTTCGTGGAATAAGATCTTCGGTTTCGCGTGGCAATATGAATGTGGTTTGGGCTCGCCGCTCGCGGCCGTAATAACGAAGCGATGCCGTCACGCGCAAGTTGGACCTGCCTAATCCGGGCCGCGTCCCCGACGCCGTTccgtatttttttttatttttttggagAATAAGGCCGGCCTAATAATCCTGAGTACTAGAAGGCTAGAACAATAGTAACTAATAGCGTGTTTGGTGATTCTCAAAGAAAAAAAGCGTGTTTAGTTCACGTACCGATCTGATCCGGCATGAGTTGATCTGGCATaagttctcttttttttttctgcaatCAAGCAGAAAAGAGATGGTCAAACTGATACTTTGACTCTTCAAAAATCTTGGAATGACtaacaatttgagatggagggagtaaaaaAAATAAGATCAGAGATTTTCACATATCCTTGTGACCACATGCGTTACAGGCGCACAATGTGTATCCAACGGTTGAGATGTATTGTATGTGAGTGTGTGGTTGGATGTAGACTCAGGGATGCAATTCATTCAATAGCTGACATGGAGTGCATGTatattcgcaaaaaaaaaaaagatggagCGCATGTGTGAGGCCTTTCTGTGCATTAATATATGCAGAAGCAGTTTGCATTTGGTAGAATCGCAATATTACTAGATCATCACGATTTTACTATAAACTTTTATAACATGTACCCTCCTGCCCGATTCTAACGTCTAGTGGTGGTTCATTGTGAAGAATTACATAAATACATGTTATTGTAATCGAAAATGTTACTATTTTAATTTGCTTTCTTTATATACACATCATAGTTTTTTTCTAAAAGTTTTA encodes:
- the LOC8073148 gene encoding uncharacterized protein LOC8073148 gives rise to the protein MAGGGGGDDGDVSRAQQPCRGERRGHRQKEACLPLDVIAEIAARSDPATLVRCAATCRDARRRIAEDPSLLGRLRLRDTERFVLPLLRGHLAGTTTYTGGEKTDVYMVDTTAAAADATRLVNVTRLVKATFAEADQTLSNVVSMDSRGGLVLVLVRANYQRQLLVCNLATRRCLALPPEPVFPYANWSTCGVQYVLLVGGSNDDGGDGAAGRRFHVLKSMLVLSQYRSYRCLLVHTFSSEDGAWSPLTEIPTPNLQGSRGNLYQRPLVVGDVVHWLCLTNGGSYMLMLHVRAAARVNVTALPASFPRDGKTKRQYLLATATAGGNPVVLVADADRISAWEQSKHTKMWKPRPQVVIENETILGFHCDALAELLEKERRSRKRKHVPELLCFGERSGAVLLKIDDIYHCSYCLLWLDLQSKKIVRCFSPDRRMQVYCAYEVDLSSWVPTFSNAVTL
- the LOC8073147 gene encoding uncharacterized protein LOC8073147 translates to MAPLLTSVHCSSSYPHPSPRRITPSPVSATTPPVLRRTRTRTRRQLQRCFCSQYAGKRQPPPEPDSPQQMERLFSNLNKATMKHEPGSVTSAIFLVAGTTVGAGILAIPAVTQEAGFLASAVICILCWLYMVVTGLLVAEVNVNTMCELGSGGVSLVSMAMRTLGTFGVRTACLSYLFIHYALLVAYVARSSDIITNSLGIPLWESATLFSLAFGGVCYFGSQRLIGAVNGFLVAGILASFTSLVVVASGNLHWSSLLEANFAAAPQSIPIIALSFVYQNVVPVLCTNLEGDLSKVRTAIVAGTAIPLALFLVWDGVILGTLPDLAGSSTVSDPLEVLRSSNGIVGPIVEAFSFLAIGTSYIGFILGLSDFLADLLKLPSGQNKPLPYILTLLPPLVLSLLDPEIFFKALDFAGTYGVLVLFGVFPAAMSWSERYSDELEAPVPPIVPGGKFTLSVVTGGALLVIVSEIFKDIMQLQGLH